The following DNA comes from Variovorax sp. J2L1-78.
TGCCGCTGCTGCTCCAGGTCTCGATGGGCTATTCGCCCCTGCACGCGGGCCTGATGATGCTGCCCATCGCGATGGCGGGCATGGCGATGAAGCGCTTCACCACGCCGCTCATCACGCACTTCGGCTACCGCCGCGTGCTGGTCGCCAACACCGCGCTGGTGGGTGTCACGATGGGTTGTTTTGCGCTGACGTCGCCGGGCCAACCGGTGGCACTGCACATCGTGCTGCTGCTCTGTTTCGGAGCGGTTAACTCGCTGCAGTTCACGGCGATGAACACGGTCACGCTGCGTGATCTCGACAGCAGCATGGCCAGCAGCGGCAACAGCCTGCTGTCGATGGTCCAGATGCTGGCGATGAGCCTGGGCGTGGCGGCCGCCAGTTCGGTCCTTGGCGGTTATTCGGGCATCTTCGGGAGCGCCGCGCCCATCGACACCCTGCACGCCTTCCAGGCCACGTTCGCGACCATGGGGCTGATCACGCTCGCCTCCGCGCTGATCTTCTGGCACCTGCCGCCCGAGGCGCGTGCCGTGCAGCCCCCGCAGCCCGAGGTGTCGGGGCACGGCTGAGGAGCCTTGCAGCAAGGCGTCAGGCGGGGTAGATCGCGCCCAGCACCCGTGCGCCGCGTGCGCCGGTCACGCTCGCCAGGTTGCCGGGCTCACGCCGGAGCGTGGCCCGTGCCAGCCAGGCGAAGGCGGCGGCCTCGACCTGCTGCGGCGGCAAGCCGCGTTCGGCGGAGGAACACACGGTCAGTTTGGGCAGCAGGGCGGCCAGGCGCCCCATGAGGTGGTCGTTGAGCGCGCCGCCGCCGCAGACGATCAGTGCCGACGCGTCGCCACCGTACAGGCGCACGTCGTGCGCGCACGCGGATGCCGTGAGCTCGGTGAGCGTGGCCTGCACGTCGACGGGGGCGAGGGCCGCCTCGCCCAGCACGGCATCGAGCCAGCCAGGGTGGAACAGGTCGCGGCCGGTGCTCTTGGGAGGGGGCTGCGCGAAGAAGGGCTCGGCGCGCATCCGCGCCAGCAGCAGCGGGTCGACGCGGCCGCTGGCCGCCCACCGGCCGCCGTCGTCGAAAGGCCGGCCGGTGTGCAGGCGGCACCAATGGTCCATCAGGGCGTTGCCGGGGCCGCAGTCGAAACCGAGGACCGGGCCGCCGTCGGCAGGCAGCACGCTCAGGTTCGAGATACCGCCGATGTTCAGGACCGCGAGGGTCTGGTGCACCTGGCCGAACACCGCACGGTGGAAGGCGGGCACCAGCGGCGCCCCCTGGCCGCCAGCGGCCACGTCGCGGCTGCGGAAGTCTGCCACCACGTCGATGCGGCACAGCTCGGCGAGCAGAGCGGGGTTGTTCAGCTGCAACGTGTAGCCGATGCCATCGACTGCGCCGGGCTGGTGCCGGATGGTCTGGCCATGGGCGCCGATCGCCGTGACGTCGGCGGGTGAGCAGGCGGTGTCGTTCAGCAGTTGTCGCACCACGTCGGCATAGAGGTGCGCTAGGCCGTTGGCCGCCAGGGCTGCGCGGTGCAGCTCGTTGTCGCCGGGCGTGTTGAGCGCCAGCAGCTCGGCGCGCAGCGCCTCAGGAAAGGGCGCGCTGGCGTGGGCCAGGACCGCGATGCGACCCGCGTCAAGGTCCGCCACGACGCCGTCAACCCCGTCGAGCGAGGTGCCCGACATCAGGCCGATGAAGCGTTCGGCCATGCGCGCTCAGCCAGGTATCGGGGGGCCGCTCAGTCGGCGCTCGCCTGGACCACGGAGAAGGCGGCGGCCAGCTCGCGGCGCGTCGCCATCGCCTGGCGGTCGAAGATCGGGCGCACCGACGCGCTGATCGGCGTGCCGCCGTCCTGTTGCGCGATGTTGGCCGGGTTGGTGTATTCGCCGTTCACGCGGAACTCGAAGTGCAGATGCGGGCCCGTGGCCCACCCGGTGGAACCGACCGCGCCAATGAACTGGCTCTGGCTCACCGCCTGCCCGACCTTCACGTCGATGCGGCTGAGATGCGCATAGACGGTTTCCTGGTTGTTGCGGTGCTTCACGATGATGATGTTGCCGTAGCCGTTCTGCCGGCCGGCGAATTCCACCACGCCGTCACCGACGGCCCGCACCGCGGTGCCGGTGGGGGCTGCGAAATCGATGCCGTTGTGCTGGCGCCAGGTGTTCTGGATGGGGTGGATCCGCATCGCGAAGCCGCTGGAGATGCGCGAGAACTCGACCGGCGAGGACAGGTAGGCACGCAGCAGGCTGTCGCCGTTCGGGCGGTAGTAGCCGCCCTTCTTGCCCGGTTCCTGGAACCACATCGCCTGGTAGATCTTGCCGTTACTCTCGAACTCAGCCGACAGCACCCGGCCGCTGCGCAGCGACTGGCCATCGGCTTCGAAGGTTTCGTAGACGACGGCGAAACGGTCGCCCCTGCGCAGTGCGCGGAAGTCGACGTCGGCGGAGAAGATGTCGGCCAGCTGGCTGGCGACCGCATCGGGGATGCGGGCCTCGTCGGTGGCGGCGAAGAGCGAACTGCGCACGACGCCGCTGGCGAGCCGGCTCGCGGCCGTGAGCCGGTCGGCCTCGGTGCGGACCGTGAAGCCCTTGCCGGTGCTGTCACGGGCGATCACCAGGCGCTTGAAGCCGCCATCACCGTCGGGAATCCAGCGTGCGCTCAGGCGTTGTAGGGTGTTGTCGCGGGCGGCCTCGGCGGTCACCGAGCGGCCGGTCCGGTTGAACAGGGCGCCTCGCGCTTCGGCATTGCCGCGCACGAAGGCTGCGGCGGCCGGGTCGGCGATGCCCAGGCGCTTGAGCAGCGCGTCGATGGTGTCGCTGGCCCGGGTGAGTTCCGTGCGGAAAAGCGTGAAGTCGTGCGTGTCGAGCGCTTCCACCTGATCGGCGTAGGCCAAAGGTTGGACGGCTTCGAGCACTTGCCGGACCGGCAGGTCGGCCACGTCCGGGCCGAGCGATGCGACGGCGAAGGCGCCGCCACCTGCGCACAGCAAGAGCGCACCGATGGCGGCGCTGATCTGCTTCGGATAGGTGCGGAAG
Coding sequences within:
- a CDS encoding anhydro-N-acetylmuramic acid kinase codes for the protein MAERFIGLMSGTSLDGVDGVVADLDAGRIAVLAHASAPFPEALRAELLALNTPGDNELHRAALAANGLAHLYADVVRQLLNDTACSPADVTAIGAHGQTIRHQPGAVDGIGYTLQLNNPALLAELCRIDVVADFRSRDVAAGGQGAPLVPAFHRAVFGQVHQTLAVLNIGGISNLSVLPADGGPVLGFDCGPGNALMDHWCRLHTGRPFDDGGRWAASGRVDPLLLARMRAEPFFAQPPPKSTGRDLFHPGWLDAVLGEAALAPVDVQATLTELTASACAHDVRLYGGDASALIVCGGGALNDHLMGRLAALLPKLTVCSSAERGLPPQQVEAAAFAWLARATLRREPGNLASVTGARGARVLGAIYPA
- a CDS encoding M23 family metallopeptidase, translating into MINAILAAEELLASRVAHTFRTYPKQISAAIGALLLCAGGGAFAVASLGPDVADLPVRQVLEAVQPLAYADQVEALDTHDFTLFRTELTRASDTIDALLKRLGIADPAAAAFVRGNAEARGALFNRTGRSVTAEAARDNTLQRLSARWIPDGDGGFKRLVIARDSTGKGFTVRTEADRLTAASRLASGVVRSSLFAATDEARIPDAVASQLADIFSADVDFRALRRGDRFAVVYETFEADGQSLRSGRVLSAEFESNGKIYQAMWFQEPGKKGGYYRPNGDSLLRAYLSSPVEFSRISSGFAMRIHPIQNTWRQHNGIDFAAPTGTAVRAVGDGVVEFAGRQNGYGNIIIVKHRNNQETVYAHLSRIDVKVGQAVSQSQFIGAVGSTGWATGPHLHFEFRVNGEYTNPANIAQQDGGTPISASVRPIFDRQAMATRRELAAAFSVVQASAD